The genomic stretch cttgcattcctatacactaataatgagaaaataagaaagagaaattaaggaaacaattccattcaccattgcaacgaaaagaataaaatactaggaatatatctacctaaagaaactaaagacctatatatagaaaactataaaacactggtgaaagaaatcaaagaagacactattAGATGGccaaatataccatgttcatatattggaagaatcaatatagtcaaaatgagtatactacccaaagcaatttatagattcaatgcaatccctatcaagctaccaatggtatttttcacacagctagaacaaataatttcacaatttgtatggaaatataaaaaacctcgaatagccaaagcaatcttgagaaagaagaatggaacttgaggaatcaacctgcctgacttcaggctctactacaaagccacagtcatcaagataggatggtactggcacagacagaaatatagatcaatggaacaaaatagaaagcccagagataaatccatgcacctatggacaccttatctttgacaaaggaggcagaatatacaatggattaaagacaatctctttaacaagtggtgctgggaaaactggtcaaccacttgtaaaagaatgaaactagatcactttctaacaccgcacacaaaaataaactcaaaatggattaaagatctaaatgtaagaccagaaactataaaactcctagaggagaacataggcaaaacactctccgaacTCTCTTATATTGATGGTAGGAATTAGAATTGAGTCAACAACTTTAGAGAGTAGCTTGACATCACCTATTTAATTTTAACACTGTATTCCCTATGggctagagtcagacatgactattcatacacacacattccGTATAAATAAGCAGTTTCACTTCTAGGTATACATCTAGATATCTATCCTGGCACATATACTGAAACAGGAGTATATAAGGTGATTTATTACAGTTTTCTCAACAgaaaagatggaaataaaatattcacgGATAGAGCAATGGTTAAACTATGGTGTACCTATATAAGGCAATATTGTTTGGCAGTTAAAAGGAATGAGGTTATAATTGATGTGGTGCCTTACTCATCATTCTTTCTAAGGTCCCTTTTTATTCTGTAGAGACTGGAAAGCTTAAAAAGACATTTCCAAGACTCCCTTGCATTTAGAATTCTGGATGCAAAATAGATTCTGCCAGCTAGATGCACTTGTATGAAACTTGAAAGGGAGAAGCAAGTCAGATGCCTTTTAAGGCAAAAATGAGGGTGTCTTGGGATTCATGTTGATAAAAGGTCATGGGGATATTCTATTTCTTGCAGCAGCATTCTACTTTCTATTCTCCAGCTTCCTAGGGTCTAAGAAACAATTTGAGAGTAGGCAAAGACTAGACCAGCTTATGGGTATCAGGAGGCTGTAGTAGTATCATTGCTGCTAGTGTTTTTCTGATCCCTGAATCTTAGCTATTGAATTCAATACTGCCAGTGGCTATCTCTTGCGGGCATCAGTTCTCTATGGTTCTATGGGTCATCCTCGAAGTTCAGCCTAGGGCCTTCACACCAGCCCTTCTAATAACTTGAAATACATGATTTCATACTTCAAATTGCTTTCTGTTTAAAATgccttttctgaaataaataaataaaatgatttttctacTCTGAACTTTGACTGATAGAGTTGTAAATctgtatagaaaaaaatttaagaaaaattgttGAGTAAAAACATGAGATGCAGAATCACAATTTGCATGCAGAATcacagaaataattaaaaaataatattgacttTTTTAATGGAAGGTAGTGTATATACttaaattcatgtatttatttataaaaaggtaaatatattaaaaatatctagGATTCCAAAATAATGATTACctccaaggagaaggaaaaagacaagaaCTGAAAATTATAACTAAAGAAACTTTATCTTGACCTGTAATGAATTCATTATTTTCACAAGaataatgtgttaatatattgCTTGCTtgtataattaaataatttttaaatatacttgttgaaatgaaataaaagtatgtCTTTGATACGGATCTGAGTAGAGGATAAAAAGAGGAATTGGTAAATAAAATGTAGGGAGTTCGGGCCAAATTAATAttggttaaaaataaattgtattaatatttgttgGCTTTGTAGAACTTTCCAGGATGCGATGATGGCTTGATGACAATAAGCACAAAATCCATAAGAACACAGTGGATTGGgaatccctggtggtctaatggttaggactccacattttATCTAAtgagagcctgggttcaatccttggtcagggaactaagagttcatatgccaagctgtgcagcatggactaaaaaaaaagttgatcAGTCTCACAAAGGTGTAAACTAATTTTTACCAGGAGAAAAATGTCAGAGGAGGACATTCTAGATAAGGAGCACAGCATTTGAAAGGCCCAGAATAGCATGTTTCAGAAATCTGAAGTAGTAGCAAAATTAGAGCACTGGTTAAATAAAAGGACACAATGGGAGAAAGCTTAGAGCTGCACACAGCAGCTAGATCCTTTTTGTCTCTGTGTTCTTGAACTGGTGTCTGATTCAATGGAAGTAATAATCCCATCCAATTGACTAACACTGAAATGTACTATTACTTCCATTGAACCAGACACCAGTTCAagaacacagagacagaaaagagcTCTTGAGAAACTGTCTAGTAGGATACTCAGATGCAAAAATAGATGTTCCCATTTCATAGAAAGCATATAACAGATGTATGCCTGGGGCAATCTGGAACACCAGACTAGGGATGTCAGAAGTAGGAACAGTGTCAAGCTTTTTAtggatgagcgactgaactgaactgaaatcataaTAAAGAGTTTAGGTTTTATTCTGCAAGGGTGATGAGTCCAGGGGTGGAGTAGATTTTAAGCAGAACAAAGAAATTCTCCTAGACTCCCTGATAACAGACTTTGTCTGTCTCTGCTCTGATCATGGCTTGGTTTGATGCCCTTTAATCCCTTCTCTTTCATCAAGTGACTGAGAAGGAAAATGTGGGGAAAGACTCTCATTACTCTGGCTAgtgatttttgctttgttgaatctttttttttgatAGATGATATAAATCTGATATACAATATAAGCATATGAAACCAAAGACAgttatttaattgaattcttgtaTACTCCTATGTTTAAttcaaataaagttttgtttattCAACCACGAGTCTGAATTGTGACTAAATTTATTGAGGAAACAACTTAAGAAAGTacaatagaattattttattttcacaaagaattataataattataaagaaaacaaTCTTTTATGAAAGATTGATTTTTTGTTATCATATGATctttttataaaacattaaaacatatGATTTTTTGTAATCCTTTAACCACTGTAAACTGCAAATCTGAAATGTGCTTGACATTTATGAAATGTCTCAAAAATAGTTTCTAAAACTTCCTTACTTTGAaatcatgaaaaatgaaaactagtAGCAACTTATGTACCTCAAGTGCTAAGCAGGCATTCCTTAAGGCATTTAACAAAATATCTGACACAGTGGTCAGAAAGCTAGTTTGTAATGTCCTGGAATAGAAATTATGCTCAAGTTGcatcattaccttctccaggggatcttcctgacccagaaactgaacccaggtctcccacattacaggcagattctttaccatctgagccatcagagaagcccgtCATCTGgagaagatttcttttaaaagagtaATACATAGTTACATtcagtggtgtgctggtaaatACTTAACAACCAGGTCTCAGGGATAGGGACTAGGAGCCAACTTGTAGCACTGATCAATTTTCAATGTCTAAATACACCATGATCAATTTCTAGCTACTCATATGACATCGCTGAACATAGATTCAGGAAGGAGCAAGCAGTAGctttctatttgttgttgttgttcagtcatgaagttacatctgactgtttgcaaccccatggactgcagcatgccaggcttccctgtccctcaccgtctcctggggtttgcccaaggtcatgtccattgaattggtgatgccatctaaccatctcatcctatgccacccacttctcctcctgccctcaatctttcccaccatgagggtcttttccaatgagtcatctctttgcatcaggtggccaaagtattgggtcttcagcatcagccttcccaatgtgtattcagggttgatttcctttaagattgactggtttgatcttgatgtccaagtgactctcaatagttttttccatcatcacagtttgaaagcatcagttctttggtgctctgctttctttacagtccagctctcacatcagtacatgactcctggaaagacATAGCCTcaactacatggacctttgtcggcaaagtgatgtctttgcttcttaatacactgtctaggcttgtcctagctttcctgccaagaagccatcatcttctaattttatggctgcagtcaccatccacagtgatctcagagtcctggaagaggaaatctgttactGCCTCCAcattttccctatttgccataaagtgatggaccagatgccatggtcttaattttttaataccgagttttaagccagctttttactctcctctttcaccttcatcaagaggatctttatttcctcttcactttctgctgttaaagtggtatcatctgcatatctgaggtttttgatatttctcctggcaatcttgaggaTACTATTCTGAAAAAGTTGTTCAGACGGCCCAATCTCAAGTACTTCTCATTAGCCCTATTATTTTCTATcatatcattttttcccctttgtaacACTTATTGAGATTATCTTACTTATATCTTTACTGCCTATCTTTATCCTCTAAATGCAGCAATTcttgaaagatgatactgtgtcTATATCTAACATTTCCTGAAATAACACTGGGTATTCAGTAAATATGTGTGATCGTCCTGAGTAAAGAGTGAGGAAGAAAAAAGCACCATCTTGTCATACTTGGTTATGGATTGACTTCACATCACTGTGCTTGTCATTTGAGTCACAgtttacaataaagaaaaaagcaaaagtaatgttaaaaacaatcaaaggaagagaattttttagcttattttagctgtttttttgaaattttaagctacatttttatttttaggaaaaaagtaATGTCAAAAACAATTGAAGAaagagaatttttcagtttattttagctgttttttgaaattttaagctacatttttatttttaggaaattgTAAAAGGTAAATTATTCACAGAGGTTACAAAGTCAGCCCTCTGTGTAACTGCACATGTACTGTCAAGAGAGCTACTGTAATAGATGCCATACTATCCTCTTCCCTCGAGGACCTCACATTACTTTTGctgtaagagaatgaaaacaaatgacaaaagaaggacatgaagaaaatattatataaataattgcaactttaagtcattttaaaattctcgACTCATTTTGAATTTAAATTCTATTGAGGGAAAATTTATGTGAGGATTAGAGCCTATCAAAGGCTGAAGAATGACTTGAAGCAAATAATTGTTCCTATTAGCATTCCTCACTCTATGAATTGGTCTAGCTGAACTTCTGATATCCCTTCTCCATTCTAAGATTATAAGATTTTACAAGATTATAAAAACTatctcaaatataaataaaatgtgaatgtCCATTGTTTGTCTTATACAGTCCAGTTTAACAAAATGAATTTGTAATTtatagaatgaaaaataatttatttggtgTATCTAGCATATTTGTTCTCATACTAacaaaatgtgaatttttttaattctgaaaaataaaatatatttctaattcaATGGCAAGGTAAATCAGAACTAGggtattaataaaaaatattttgatcttcctttttttctttctgcttcctatattagttaaacaaataaatgaatggatggatagtgttttagataaaataaaacattaatcaaGACCTTCATTCATTTGTATGTAAGAAATAATTGGTatatcaacaataaaaagaaaaatactttgagaAAACGGATAAAAATACCCTATAGTTGTCTTTCTGTTATGTTCCAAAGTTACTTCTCTTTCAGAGTCCTGTCTTGGAGGTAATCCAGTCATGATAAGCAGTCACTCGAGTGTAGACACCTGGTTTATTGTTTTTACCACACCTTTCTCCCGCACTTACTATTCCAACAAGGTGCCAGATGTTCCTAGAGTTGGGGTAAGCTAGTGGTCCACCAGAAtcattctagaagaaaacaaggaaaaaaaaaatgtttcttgtcCTGAAACATTTCTGTCTCTCCTCTGGAGTTTTCAATAGGCTCTAGGCAGTGCAGACAATTCATGCTCTTCAGGCTTAGAACTGTGGAACTACTGAGTTTCTTCAAAACCCAGGGCAATTACAAACCAGAACACAGTGCCTACCACTGGATTGGATTGGGCTGGGAAGACTAGAAGTTGACTTGGTAATGAGTCCAACCTTAACAGTGGCAAAAGTGACTCCATGATGAAGCCTCTGTGGAATGGATGACATGTGCAAGTGGCATCTCTGGATAAGGAAGAGGCAGCCTCCTAGGTCTGCAGGTTGCCCAGAGAATAGggccaaatttattttattaccttGTAACTATGGATTCCTTGACTGAAATCTTCCTGAGAGCAGAGTTGTGTTCACCACTGCATCTCCAGCTTCTGAGCTGGGGTCTGGTACATTAATgagatgaataaatatttgttaggtGGATTGAAATAAGAAGCTACTCTGTGAAAAtcattaagacaaaaaaaaagtggtaaaaaCTTCCAATGAATTAGTACTTGGGAAAAATGATTTGATAATGTATCTAAAAGTACCTGACAGGCATCTGCTTCTCCTGACATAAATCCAGCGCATAGCATTGTATCCGTCACCAAGCCAGATAATGCATATGGAGCATTGCACACTCTCTTATCAATAATCTACAAAAAGGCCTGCTGAAGTATCACTGGAAGAGGACTTAAGGGCAACAAATTCTGCATATTATGGAGATTTTAACCTTGTTTGTTAATACAAAGAACAATTTGTAGAATAAGGCAGATTCCTTTGGTCACCAAGAGGCAAACCAGTACCAGGCTAGACTGATTTCTTTCTAATGTTTATTATAGCTGGCTGCCTCACACAGAAATTCCAAATTTTCCAGTTCATATTCCCAGAGATATTTCAGAAACTGAAGACAATGCCATGCTtttttggtcccatcacttcattttcttttcagtttttttttttttaatgaattggttAATTGCATGAAAGAGTGAGTGATCGATTAAATAATTATTCCTATGAAGCTATTACATATTTATAGAAAAACTTACCATCCACATAAACTTACCATTCATACAAAATGTTCCCCATCCTGTAACTGCAACACTGTCATTTGCTGAGAGTTTCATTTTGGCTTCAGGAAGACAAATCTTATGAACATACTTCGTAAAAGAGACTTCTTCAGCGAGCTGTACAAGGGCAATATCATCATGAATCCCAGGGCCACTAAAATTGTCATGAATAATAATGTTTTGAACTTTCCATGTCATATACGGTTTATTTACTACAGTTCCAAAGTTAACCGTCCAATCTTCTGGATTATTTTTCCTGGTGGGcacaatttaattaaaatacactCAATTTGTGGGTCAAAATGGTATTCTCAGGGGTTATCTTATAACTTTAAGCTATGTTTCCCAAACAGTACTATAAAGCACTTAAATTCTTGTCTTAAAAATGTCTTTGATGTGGGGATGTCATAAATGCTGCAGACATATAAAAATAGTTCTAAGGACTATTagagttgtttgttgtttagttgtcaagttgtgtccaaccagactcctctctccgtgggatttcccaggcaagaatattggagtgggttgccatttccttctccaggggatctttttgacccagggactgaacccatgtctccttcattgcaggcaggttctttaccatctgaaccaccagggaagcctgtattggagatgttgtgtgtatgttagttgctcagtcatgtctgactctttgcaaccccgtggactgtaacccagcagggTCCtgtacccatggaattctccaggcaagagtactggtgttggaaattgtcatttccttctccaggggatcttcccaacccaggaatcaaactccagtctcctgcattgcaggcagattctttaccttctgagccaccagggaagcccatatgggaGCTGTTAGCACACTACAAATCCTCCTAAACAGTCACTGATGTCTCCTGCTACTTCAGCCCCATCTGGTTTCTATGCATTTGAGTCAGGGAGCAATCACATGAGCAGCCTCAGTGCATGGGGTCCAGAATCACACGTAACGCCATGTACGCTGGACTCCATGAGCCTGTGGCAGGGCTCTTGACGTCTGTCTGCATACATAAAAAATTGCAACTTGTTCTCACCCTGTCACTCCACTATATGTACCAAGTCAATGAATCTTGGCTTCTAATTTAGATTTTTTGACCAGGTTCTCCAGTTCCTCTGAGATTCTTTCTCAATTTAGGCCCTAACATTCTATTTAATTACTGTCACTTTCCTCAAAATGtcaggtgcatttttttttttaagatttcaagaTCTTCATGTAACTGTGACCCTCTTGAAtccttctcccattctgaagacttcAGTGACTCCACACACTCAATAGCTGTAAGTGAGCATCTTGTTATTTAGAGCATCTTTAGTAAGTAAGCATCTTGTTATTTAGAGGTGTCCCCAATGAATAAAACTATATTTTCTAATGTTTCCATTTACAAATCTTCTTTACTTCTAATAGTTATTTTCGTTTGCTGTCCATAGAATATGACTTGTGTCTCTACATCTCAGCACATTTGAAGATGACTATTTTTTCAACTCAAAATATGCATTATTCTTTCTGATCTATCTACTCCAATCAAACAAACTTTATCTCTTTAGAGTCTGGAACAAAACTTGCAGCTGCATATCTCAGATAAAATATGTTCTCTATCTTCATCAAGTGTCCATAGAGCATACTAACATCTGTGTTGTACGTGTGACACTTACCACTCTAAGCTGCATAATATCTTTAATATATCACATTTAAATTTCTTCAGCTAGATTGTAAATTCCTAGAGCACAAGACAAATAAGCACCTTGTAACTGGATTTAAACATACCTGAGTTCACACTCGGTTCCTGTTGTTTAAGGGTGGTAGGATCTTGGTCAAGTTGTATCACCATTTCTAAAcccaatttcctcatctttaaatatCTTCAAGTATACCTTTCATATGGAATTATTGTTATGATTACATGAAGTGATGTAAGTAAAGCACATAGTATCAGGCAAAAGCCCTTATTTGGAAAATGTTAATTGCTTCCATTCACTTTTCCCTTAGTTGTCCCCATTTAAATGCctttgtttgcatgtgtgtgagctcagttgcttcaggtgtgtccaactctttgcgaccctatggaccgtagcctgccaggatcctctgtccatggggattctccaggcaagagtactggaatgggttgccatgccaggggatcttcctgatgcaaggatcaaaccggagtctcctgtgttgacaggcaagttctttagtgccacctaggaagcccttaaaTGTCTTCAATGCCCTTGAATTATGAGAGTACTTGTAAATGTCATGTTGTCTTGGTGAATATCACACATTTAGGTTAACCTTCACAGACCTCCTAAATAGATCTGCAACCAGAATCTTACCTTTAGTCAGACCTTCAAACTTACCTAGCAAAGCAGTGAGCTGCAGATAGGAGCCACCTCCTGCCGAACAGAGAGGCACCAAGGTGGTGTTGACCTTTCCACTGCATGCTTGCCTGCCATGGCCAGGCCCCCACCAGGGCATTTTCCCCGTTCACAATTCAATTTGGTTGCCTACTGTGATACTGTTGGTCAGTCTTCTCCCACAAcctgaaaaatgcatttatttgtaCAAGAGCAGGTAACTTTGATTATGCtttataagaaatacatttaaaacagtTCTTGAAATCCTTCAATGATTGTCCTGTGTCTCCTAACCAATGCTGTTTCTTTCCAGAATGTACTTTTCTTATGGTAGCACTCCATCCTTGTTTTGATGacttttacttttcctctttCCCAGTTTTAAGAATCTTTCAACTGTTGACCTTTGTTGTATCTATCCATTATAATTCTACTCTCCTCAAGTAGATTGCATAATTTTAAAGGTGGAGACTTTGCTTCATTAATGTCTTACATAGCATGGAGACTTTGCTTCATTAATGTCTTACATAGCATGGAGACTTTGCTTCATTAATGTCTTACATAGCATGTACAATGCTGTCTGTAAAGCCCCATATGGACAACATATACTCCATAAATAtccctgaatgaatgaatgcatggatGTATCAAACTGTGGACCACATGATACTCTAAATAGAATTGGCTTGAGAAGTACAGactgtttttttaacttataataaacacattttatatagCCTAGTTTTGCATTTTCTTATTACCCTCAGTTTCTTATTACCctccttttttccttcacttaagaaaaaaaaaaaaactaattcagccatgatattcttcatgattccattttttaaaaataattctcactTCACCCTTTTGGACAACCCATTACAAATAGTCAGTGTTTTTCAAAGAGAAATGCTAAATAGATTTGTAGCATCGCCAATAATTTTGAAGGACTACCACAGGTTTCCAAAATGAAGTACTTCTAGAAACTTTGTAGCAAGATGATGGGGAACTATTTATGAAAGtgttaaatttataataaaatttctaaacTTACAGTTGTTGGTAAGCACTTCAACATTATTCTTGCTGATTtctgaaattaagaaacaaaaacataaggTTAGTAAAATATCACCAAGCAATTCTCTTCAACCAAAGTACTAAATTTCTCAACCCAATTACACCCAACATTTAACTATTCAGATTAGTTCATGTATTATTTATCAATCCCTCTGACTCTTACTTGCTCAATTTTGGCCATCTCTCCACATCTCTATAAGGTGGTATaggcaaaggaaaaggaaataaaaaagcaaagctgTCAGTTTTATAATAGTTGAAGTAAACATTTAGAGACATAAGAAGCTGACACTCTTACTAAAAGAAGCACTGAgcataatctttttatttttttccctatgatAATTCTCACTACTTTGAAATAGAGTtg from Capricornis sumatraensis isolate serow.1 chromosome 7, serow.2, whole genome shotgun sequence encodes the following:
- the LOC138082361 gene encoding LOW QUALITY PROTEIN: transmembrane protease serine 11B-like (The sequence of the model RefSeq protein was modified relative to this genomic sequence to represent the inferred CDS: deleted 2 bases in 1 codon; substituted 2 bases at 2 genomic stop codons), producing the protein MYRYDVSSQRRSWPLWRAILIFLGVVAILVLTIGLLVHFLAVEKTYYYQGDFHISGVTYNNNCEKAVSXASTYLNKDIETKMSDALQNSSVYKEYINSKVIKLLPDSNGSSVQLELTFKFPPAEKNSMRTKIKAILHQMLKDNMASWNVVPTSIKVTEISKNNVEVLTNNCCGRRLTNSITVGNQIIVNGENALVGAWPWQASMQWKGQHHLGASLFGRRWLLSAAHCFARKNNPEDWTVNFGTVVNKPYMTWKVQNIIIHDNFSGPGIHDDIALVQLAEEVSFTKYVHKICLPEAKMKLSANDSVAVTGWGTFCMNGKFIPLPVILQQAFLXIIDKRVCNAPYALSGLVTDTMLCAGFMSGEADACQNDSGGPLAYPNSRNIWHLVGIVSAGERCGKNNKPGVYTRVTAYHDWITSKTGL